ATTTAATTTTGCAGATTCTTGAGGACAACATGAAGTTGGAATGCAAGTGTCATGGTGTTTCTGGATCGTGTACCACGAAGACATGTTGGAATACTCTTCCTAAATTCCGGGAGTTGGGATTTattctaaaagaaaaatacaatgaaGCTGTTCAAGTAGAGCCAGTTAAAGCAAGCAGGAACAAGCGTCCAACgttcctcaaaataaaaaagccactgtCCTACCGCAAGCCAATGGAAACAGATTTAGTATATATTGAGAAGTCTCCAAATTATTGTGAAGAAGATCCTGTGACTGGCAGCATGGGGACTCAAGGAAGATTGTGTAACAAAACAGCTCAACACACAAGTGGCTGCGATCTAATGTGTTGCGGCAGAGGATACAATACACACCAGTACTCCAGGGTATGGCAGTGCAATTGCAAATTCCACTGGTGCTGTTATGTCAAATGCAATACATGTAGTGAGCGGACTGAAGTATTCAcatgcaaataaaaacaaaaaaaagaccaaGTGAAGAAACTCTCTAAACCTTGAGAACTAATGCCGTACATTTGCACAAGATATAAACTCTAATCATGCTGGACTGTGCATGACTACCTTTGAGAATGTTTTACCTGTTTGACTACTTAAGAGGTTTCACATTCTAAGACAGACATGTATTATGCCAATCACAAGTGAATGCAGAAAATCCGCAACCTCTGAATATGCTCTATTCCAAACTAAGGAAAAGTTTATCAAGACTTCCTGTTTCTACAAAATGTACCATTAAAGTCTAAGTGACCTTTTTGTAGATGTACTTTGATAAGCTTTTAAAGAGGATTAGAATAAGCCACAGAGATATAAACCATTAGTGAGAAAATAGACAAATAATAAGCAATCTCTGTGTGTGAAACTTATACAAAGAGTATGAGCTAACAAAGGACACTAGTGTGAATTTCAATTTAGAGTGTGAATTATTCAGCTATAAATTGTGAAAAATCATATACTTTATCTTATTTTCATTCTCACGAAACTGGCTTTTATCAGTCTACGTGTTTGAAATATCCATAGACACTGGtcttgctcttttttatttttggcacaggGACTTTAAATATTAGTAACAATATTTAACGATTATATATTAGattaaactaatatttatttaatgGAGGAAATATACtgccattttggaaaaaaaaataccctactttCTTTTTAGAAAGTCAAGACGTTTGAAAACTggagataaatatataaaataattatgcagAAATGTCGTATAGTTGTACACACAAGATACTTGTTGATTAAAGGAGAAAAGCAGACctctttttttctgaaatattgctATGCTGTTTGCTGCTAGTTGTCTGGATTAATGAATTTACTTATTAGCTCAGTATTTCAATGTCTAAaggaaaatatcttttttttcttcaattaaacAATCTGAATTCCATAAAAATGTCAATGGGACCCTCCAGACATAATTTccatgtttttgaaaaaaaaatggaccATAGGATTAAAGAATATATTTTGTAATAGActatttttatatgaatattttatttatactgTGTCTGCTTGTATAATTCTATAACATACTTTTTAAAGAACACAAGGTATccaatttgttattttttaggtATATAAGCTGACTTTCTTAAAATTTGGCATAACAGCAGCAAACCGTATTTTATCATTCCATTGTAATCAGAAAGTTGATCATGCCCATTTTttccctttatttaatttaaccgTTTAGAATGTGCGTCTTCCTAAAGTTCCATTTTCAAAATGCAGATATATAGCAAGTAACGGTCACTTCATCACTTGTAGAATAGTCATTTAAATAATTGCTCACTTAGAGCATTGGGAACAAACAATTAGGAATTTGCTTCCCACATGCGTCAGTCAGTAAAATGTGGCGTTGTTATTAGCAAATGTGCTGTGTGTGCTATCCAGTAAATCTTATATTGTGGCACTGTCAAATTTGATTTTATCAGTGAGAGACTGTAGACTGTTAAAACTACAGTAGCATGATTTACATTGTCTGATTATCACAGATAGCGCACAAAGCATCTAGATTTGAATTGCCCTTCTCCCCTTTAGTCCTACAAATACAAatctaatataaaaaatacatttcagcTTTACATTTGCAACTAATATTAAAACAACGCATTATTGATAAGCCCTTTTTTATGTTTAATGTAAGCAGTATTAGACCAGTATATACCTGTTTTGTTTGTCAAAATAGACTTtagattaaattaatttattgtcaGACTACTGAAttgataaaaaaagaaatattttttataaagatttttttcttcttgttttatgaACTACTGAAAACATAATGCTTGTGTTTCAAATGGATGccactggaaaaaaaaatatgttctggtTTGAAAAATACTACTGAATGCATTGTATTTTGCCATGAAGATGCATTACACAACAAAAATCCCGTACCAAACAGATATCTTTGTTAATCAGTACTATGTTTTTTAATTTATAGAACCGGTTATTAAAACTTGCTTATTCGAggaccttattattatttttttaatacattggtGATATGCCGTGTGAAAGCAATATACTATCAACTCCTCAGTCCAGTTTAGTCTCAATAAAAATTGGATCTGAaagactgttttttttatttatttttttatcttcaaGGCACATTATGATAAATaagatacaatggggctgttttatcaagggccgaaaggctccccagaaacagcagttaactagtaggtggcggacagcaatcaacccgatcagatatgatcgggttaattgacattccctgctagcgaatctgcaggggacagcattgcacaagcagttcaccagaactgcttatgcaatgttaaattctgacagcatatgctgtcagcattcagcgattttggggcggacatgattcgctacagcaaatcatgtccacccgccattttgtaaatcggccccacagtattATAAAGAAAGCTAAAAGTCTTTACCTGCAATAATCTcagttaaaattattattattatttctattaccATTAACCCATGAGGTTCCATTTACTTTCGTGTGGGCGGACACAACTTTGGAACCTGTTCACCTGTGATCCCAGCTAACAGGCAGCATGCTCATGCAACGTAACCCCCTCTTCTCATGCAACCATATGCGCAAGAGCAGTGGCTGTCAATTATCCTGGTCGGATTAGGTATAGGGTGATTTCAAACTGCCAGCTTAGAGCTGGGGGAGAGGTTCAGAAAcattggtcttaagactgctgcttcttcacTATAAGCTGCACACTCGCTCATGCAAGCCATTAAGTGCAGGAGCTCCAAACCATGAGcactttgataaatggagcccatggtaGCATATGAACATGAAGTATCACCTGAATATGAAAACGATGTTTGGGGGCATCTTACAACCATCCCtaaaataacatttaatataataaaaaaaagacttttacatTTGGTTTAGTGACCTCTTCAGTTCCAGAAGTCAGATTAAATACAATAACATGTTTTTGAAACTACAGAGTATGCTGAAAAAAATCATATGACTTGTATATACAGAAAGAGAATCTCTCTACTAGCAATGAACAGCTCAGTAACTTGTCCTATGCCcatctaggagcagcctcttttatcccaattgtgcctttcacagaggaaaactttcctaaagcatttcagtctgatcccacttaacaaggtcagtccagtccaGAAGTACCagacaatcctcctctgaacaaggaacatggcaaccccagacaatcaccCACCAATGTGCTTGGAgggatttggctgcacctcactgacaaggcccacagaagaccAAAattatcatctggggttgctatgtttctTGTTCACAGGAGAACTGCTTGATATTTCGGAGTTGGACCGACCTTTTTAGGTGGGATCAAACTGATATCCTATAAGAAAGTtctgctctgtgaaaagcacaattgggctaaaagaggctgctcttgttgtaactttacattaaacaagctattgagctgttgttcattcctggttgaacgcttctctttctgtatcatATGATTTAGGAAGGaagtttgcaaaaaaaacaaaaaccgctAAAGCAAAAAGCTTACAAATTAGAACAGAGGAATGAAAAAAATAGggcaaaacacatttttaaattatttgtacTATTGTATTACTTATATAGAATTAGTATTACCATTTAAATATTGAATGTTACATTCCAATTTTTAAAAGTTGCCCTTGAATATGACATTTGATTATTGATTCCCACAGATTGGAATGCTGCACTCAGTATTCAAATGCTTCACTCAATAAACTTTGTGTGCGTAAGTAGTAAATGTCAGACATTTGAATATCCCTAGTCAAGGGTGAGGCTATCCTTTAAAGGTGGAGCCTGATTTTATCAATACATTTGGTCTAAAATGATACCATGCGTGGTGATATGAGACATatgtattcaattttttttttttaaaggaccactaaatacagtgagaattgaataattgacaaatacacaatacaaagacaatgctATAGCGCTTACTTTGACTTTGAATGAGCAgttgaatattttctggcaaatttcaaagttaattcaatTTGCCCTCccactgtattatgtgacagccatcagccaatcacaaaatgcatatacgtatatactgtgcacttttgcacatgctcagtaagagctggagcttccgaaagtgtgcatataaaaataatttgcacatttagataatgggagtattttggaaagtttttttttttttaattgaatgctttatttgaatcatgactttagggtccctttaagcctCATTACCTAATTGCAGAATAAATTGCATTGCATATTTTGTTGGTTGACTGCAGGTGCTTCAGTttgattaaaggaccactaaacatagtAAGATAGTAtaataaaaatgcataataaatagacaatgcaaaagcacttagtttaatTTTCacatgagtattagattttttttctgacaaatttcagaatATAATGATGTTGAGAAAGAGAACTGAAGGATCCTACTGAGTTAGACATACAGATCAGTGTGGTTTAACCGTCCAGATTGTGATATGAAATCCAAATAAAAAAGTCCCAAATATGTCAAACAAATACagttcagaaaaaaataataaagttcagAAAAAATAATTTGATGGAGTAAGTGTGATATGTCCCAGATGTGTACAGATAGAAAGTGTTCAAATGGATGAAAAAATTGTTCAAGTAATTGGCAATTTGTGCCAGATGGTGTGTGAATTTTCAAATATAATTCCTCTTAGACTTAGTGGTAAAAAATGATGGatgagaataaaaaatatataaaaataacaatctaGAAAGTGAAAAAATCCAGAATCGAATATctatggaaaaagaaaatacacaaaatagtgcaataaagctaaaaaTTCAAATTATATGTGATTGAAATAGAGCTCACTGTATAGGAAACTCGAGCAGTGCCTTCCTCAATGCATTTCGGCCCTGgcatgggcctttttcaagatgactAATGCTCAAGAATCCTGAGCTTAAATGACTTACACTAGCCAATTAGGCTGCTAGCTTTTTCCCGCCAAAATCGTGACCTTATTGTGACCTGAATAGTATGAGAAAAAAGTTTTCCAATGTCagacatttaaatattaattagtAGAGTACATCATGCATATATTGCCCTTAAACAAAAAGACCGTGATAGCCTCAAGACGATCCATGTCAGCATGGATCATACATCacatgtgacgtcacttccggttcctgATCGGCTCATCTATCATGATGTCACTTCCTTTATGAGTCTAAGGACTCCTGGGAATTGTAGTCATGTTACATTTATTTGATTTTCATAAAGACTAGTACATCAGGGAGATAGTTAGAGTATATACCCATTACCCTCTGTTATGATTCCAAGTGTTGGAAAATAAACATTAGGTGAATCCGGGTGTAGGAAAATTATCAGACAGGAATTGTGTGTTGTAAACAAGTAATAAATATAAAActcaatcttaaaaatatattaaaaatataatgttaGAAATATATAAAGAGCTCGAGTTTCCCAAGGTGATTATGCGATAAATATATCGTAATGTTGACAATATTATATATAATCACAAGAATCTAATGCATTTTAAAAAAGACTTATggtatataataaaacataaataaaaactgtCATTTAAAAACAGTTGCTAAAATACCAATAAAAATACAagtgaaaatacaataaaaaggacaAGAGAATATTTATATGCGTAAAAATTAATATGTCTAGGAAAATTATACTATGCGTCCAACCATATATCAATACGAATAATGGGGGGTGGAACGCATTTAGTACatttaatacacaaatacatagtacaagggaaagtggaaaaaaatatctaaaatagatGGAAAACCTCGAAATCAGCATTGAGACCCCTTGGATACAGGCAGTCTATATTGAAGATCCATTTAGCTTCAATTTGCAGTAATTTCTTACTTtagtttccacctctccaatctttATTTACTTTGCAGATACCTATATATCTTAAATAGAAGTTATTAGCCCCATGTTTGTGCTTATATAATTGGAACATCATCTCTTCCATTTTTTATGGCagagagatgttctctgatcctatctctcACACTTCTTAATGTCTGTCTCACATATTGTAAGCCACACCCACAATTGATGAGATAGATGACCCCCTTATCTTGACATCTGATGATGTTATcaatttaaaacatttctttatttATATGGGAAGAAAAGCTATCCCCCTTGTTACCATGTTCACAGGCTTAACATAGCCCACATGGGAAGAAACCTTTTAATCTTTTCCCCTCTATTTCGTAGGATTTGGGTTTGTTAGTTAGTACACTGGGGGCTAGAGATGATTTTCTATATATAAACTGTGATACATCTTTGAGTTTTTCTCCCAAAATTGGGTCACATTTTAGAAGGTTCCAATTCCTTTTAATAATGTTCCCAATTAAGATACGGTTCTCACTGTACTCTGTTATAAACAGTACATTAATCTCATAATTTTTGGGGAACTTTTGAATGAATGAATAGTGAGTTTCTATCAGTCTTATTTACAGTATCAATTGTGTCAATTAATATTTTAGAGAATACCAATTCAATAAAAATTGAGGGTTTCTTTAGGAATTTTGAGAAATTACTTAACTGAAGTGAAATATAAGGCTGAAATTGCATTCCTGAAGCAATGTCTGGAATTGAATATTGTCCCTAAATACAGGAGCCACAGGACTTTTTCTGCTGATAGTCCATTTACAGAACTACGCTACACAGGTAACTCACACTATCCGTTTGTCTACAGCAGTCAGAGCACACTGTCACAACACTGCTACATGACTTACACAGCCCATATGCATTAAGGGGGGTTTCTTTTGGGAGACATCCCTGAACACATTTTTATGGACATTTGATTTGTATTGTTTTATACTGATACTTTGCTGACTATAGGTCTTAATTTATTTTTACTCTATGTTTTAATGCCTTTATCCTATTCAATTTACTTAATTATAACTTTTTTGAGTGCACCTGTTAAGTTATATTTCAGTATAAGTATTGTTGGTTTACTCCGCTTTAAGCGCCCTCCATTTTTTATCCATTTTCTATTTGACTTTTTGTAGTTATTCTTTTGGAAGGGGATACCCAGTAGATGCAGTGAGTCATATATGAAGCGCTACACTTTAACTTTGTAATTTAAATTATTAAGGAATGTGCTTTCAGTTTTGATAACACAGAATTCCAAGAAAAATTGAATAATGCCATTCTAGAAACCTCACAAAAATGAATGAAGATCATTATAGAATATAGAGAATTGGCACTAACCAATATCGATTTACAAATAAATGAGGGGAAAAGAATATTGAACCATTAAAACATACTACATGTATAACATGTATAAATTAAAACAAGAACAACTTTACACTAAGATTAAAAAGATAAAAGATGATATCATTATTAAGAAATCCAAAAAAGATGAACAAAATATTGAATCCAAATGCAATAGACGACACAAAAGAGAGTAGAAGTATTCCTGACAACCCTGCACAAAGTAAAAATTCAGACACTATAGATAACTCTAAATGGAAAGTTGCTACTCACAACAGACAGCATAAACATAGAGAAAGGGTAAAGCGGCAGAATACAAACTCCATTGGAGAAAGAAGATTTGTTTACAACCCCAGTCTAATTATACAGCCCCAACAAATTGTCTACAATCTCCATACAATCACCAAAATTGGAATAACCACACAGTGAACCACATCTCTAGGGCCAATTGGGACAATAAGAGAAGGAATTGGTCACATAGAAATAAACAATATCCAATGTAaaacaatacatacacaaatagaAAATTTGGGGAAACCCACAATCAGAATCAATATGAATCTAGGAATTATCATAGATATGAGAGTCGTCCTGGACATAACTATAACCAGGATGATCGGCATAGACACAATACCAACTGGGGCAATAAGTCAAGTAATAGCAATTGGAGGAATATACCCAATAATACAGGAAATAGATTTTCACTGCTAATTAATGATAACCCAGTATACAACCCAACACAAGAGAATACTGATAATAGGATAGAAAACCAAAATTCCATCTCTAAAGACTGTTTTTTAGAGATAGACATGAGATCTCTCCTGGGAAGAACATGGGAAAAAGGAAACAGGGACCCATAGAGAACTCAGACACTCCAGACCAAAGTAtatagaggaagaagaggaggcatgagaataagaaataagaaaataagGATAGCCAACACAGATTCATGCACTCAATCTAAGACCACAAACCATAATGGCATTTTCAATTTAAGTAAAATCTCCTTAACAGATAAGGAAAAATAAATTTTAAGCCTAGGTCTGTCATATGCTCCATCTAGGGGTCTCAATAAATTCCAAACATACACACATGTGAAGGATTTAGTTAGAAAACTAACCCTTAAAAGGTATTTTCTAAAAACCCTGGTAGAGGCAAATCAAAACAGCCatgcaataaaaacaaatagagagCATATTAATAGGCATATACATTTGAGTAAGATCAATATTGGCAATCAAACACAAGATGTTTGCAGAGATGTGCACAGAGATAAGACCATCATACATACAGACCTCAACATACATGTCAGAGTCTAAACGTATACTAGGTGATCCAGAAACCTATGAAATACTTAGAGGGGATCCAACTACCAGATTTAAAATGGATCTGGATAAACTGTTGTATAGGGCCAAGCAAGATGGTATACTGAATGAAAAGGAGCATAGATATTTGAAGATACAGTACCCAAAAATACCGGTATTTTTCTACCTGccgaaggttcataaatccttacaaaatccaccaggtaggccaataACTTTGGGTATCAGATCAATAACGAGTAACCTGTCTCAAAACATAGACAGGAATTTACAGAAATACGTCAGCTCCCTGAAAGACTCAACACAACTATTGAACATCCTCAACAATAACACATGGGATAGACAATTTATCCTGGTTACATGTGATGTTACGGCTCTATACACCAGCATACCACACACAGAGGGAATAGAAGCCGTAAGATATTTCTTAGCTAAAGATGAGAATATGGCCATcaaacaaaaatactttattttagatGGCATACTTTACATACTCACACATAATTACTTCAAGTTTTATAAACAGCtgtgtggaactgcaatggggaccagattcgcggcTAGCTATGCAAACCTTTATATGGGAAGGTGGGAGAAGATATTCTGAGACTCCTGCCCAGCTAGTTTGGATCTGGCTCTCTATTGTTGATACATAGACAACATTTTTGTGATATGGAAGGGGAATGAGGAGGATCTAAAGTTCACCATTGAGGTCATAAATAAGAATGATTGTAATTTGAAATTTAGTATACTTAGTATaaaacagttatactaatataaCCTATCTGGATTTGAACATTGAGATAAACAATGGTAAATTAGAAACATCAACTTTCTTCAAAGAGGTAGATTACAATAACTACATTCATAAAAACAGTTACCACCACAATGTATGGAAGCATTCCAAAGGGGCAACTACTTTGTGTAAGGAGAAAAAGCTCCAGAGATGACAATGGCTAGAACAATCACAAAtcctgaaaaatagatttctggatagGGACTATGAGGAAAAAATATTAAATGACACAACTGATACTGTAAATAAAACTGATAGAAATTCACTCctcatatataaagaaaaaaagatccCCAAAAATGATGAGATTAATGCACTGCAATTGAGAACCGTATTTTAATTGAGCACATTATTAAAAGGAATTGGAACCTTCTAAAATGTGACCCAATTTTGGGAGAAAAAAATCAAAGATGTACCACagtttataaaacaaaaagaagagagagcgcaaccacgactcaaggtaaaagtatttaattccacTTTGCGCATATGAACATACTGCACTTACaggattaaaaaaattacaagcgtCTCTTAAGATCTCACACAGTCCCCGGTCCTCCGGTCTCAGTCAGCTGTAGCTGTTTACTCgctcgtttccgtttccggcgtgtgGACTTGGTAGTTGTTCCTTTACACGGTGCAGGGGTTAGTTCAGACTTTCCTATCCCAATACTGTTATTCGACTGGATCagctaacgtctacgcgtttcgtccgtcttatgcagactttttcaagacttctggTCAGTGTATCTTTTTCGCGGGGATCCTCCGTTTAAAAACCTGTTTGCTCCTCctatctctctgtcccaatccaatAAGCTACCGGGCAATTATCACACCCTCTTTCACCATATGTTACGTGGGTTTGTgggaaaaaaaaggaaggaaacaaAGCATAGCGCTTAGTAATTTCATACGTTTGACACTTTGTATTCTCACATGTAGTTCTCAGTTCTATTAAATATACATAATACTTCAATCTGTATTAcaaattttttttcttattaaaattCATATGCATTCGTTAAAATTGATTCATAAAACTTTAAACTTTAATACATAATACTTTACTAAACATTCCACAGACATTGCTAAAACAAATTATTCACATATTTACAACCAatacaaaaaattatttaaaatcgatacaaaaaataactaatataTTATCCCATGAATCAATAAATTCATATTATTAGGGTACACCTTCATTTGAAAATTGATAACAAGAAATTCATATTTTCTACCTATACTTTACTTTAAAAACATCTCCATTAACCACAATACTGTAAACCATTTGTGTGCTGACCTATACTGATATTCCCTATGTGACAAATCCCCAAGATAACTATTCTACCTGTTCACCTAGAGCATAAACGCTTGCAGGTCAatgtctatatttaaccctttaggggtcAGACTTTCCAACTGTTGGATCCATTTAGTctctttttttcttaaagagataagtatttGATGAGGATTTGAACCTGCTGGTACAGTTTCAAGGATGCTAATTCGTAAACTGCTGGGATCTTTATTATGGTGAATTCTAAAATGTTCTGACACACTGTGTGTCTTTAAACCTAACTCAATATTATTAATGTGTTCGTAACATCTCCGTTTCACTTTCCTCTTCGTCCTTCCTATGTAGATACTCCCACATTTGCATGTCAAGCTATATACTGCATTCTAAAGTCAGACCCATTCCTAACGGATAGTTTGGACAATAAACCGAATGTAGTATTTAAAAAGAATAGGAATCTAAAGAATCTTCTTGCACCATCGAAACTTATAGATCCGAAAGGGAAGACTGACATTAGAACAGGCACCTTAGATAGATGGGTCTCAGGGAAAccgggaacatataaatgtgggagGAAGAATTGCTGCATGTGTCCAATTATTTGGAACAAAGATTCAATCGCAAATTGGAATAATACCAAAACAATACCAATTAAATCTAGGGGCACATGCCAGTCTACATATGCAGTATATAGCTTGACATGCAAATGTGGGAGTATCTACATAGGAAGGACGAAGAGGAAAGTGAAACGGAGATGTTACGAACACATTAATAATATTGAGTTAGGTTTAAAGACACACAGTGTGTCAGAACATTTTAGAATTCACCATAATAAAGATCCCAGCAGTTTACGAATTAGCATCCTTGAAACTGTACCAGCAGGTTCAAATCCTCATCAAAGacttatctctttaagaaaaaaagagAC
The nucleotide sequence above comes from Bombina bombina isolate aBomBom1 chromosome 7, aBomBom1.pri, whole genome shotgun sequence. Encoded proteins:
- the LOC128635838 gene encoding protein Wnt-7a isoform X2 gives rise to the protein MGISECQFQFRHGRWNCSALGERTVFGKEIKVGSREAAFTYAIIAAGVAHAITTACTQGNMSDCGCDKEKQGQFHRDEGWKWGGCSADIRYGIGFSKVFVDAREIKQNARTLMNLHNNEAGRKILEDNMKLECKCHGVSGSCTTKTCWNTLPKFRELGFILKEKYNEAVQVEPVKASRNKRPTFLKIKKPLSYRKPMETDLVYIEKSPNYCEEDPVTGSMGTQGRLCNKTAQHTSGCDLMCCGRGYNTHQYSRVWQCNCKFHWCCYVKCNTCSERTEVFTCK